A single window of Zea mays cultivar B73 chromosome 10, Zm-B73-REFERENCE-NAM-5.0, whole genome shotgun sequence DNA harbors:
- the LOC100285397 gene encoding uncharacterized protein isoform X1 yields the protein MAGGGGAGAGSSSGGGGGGGREGDWDCGSCGNRNYAFRSLCNRCKQPRLLVDPNTPRDSKWLPRAGDWICTGCSNNNYASRKNCKKCGLPKEEAAMPALQMAGMTMPTYATYIARLQSLAASASAYKMNFGMAANSPLQQQLLANANWPYGMAGRYGMQSSGWPFGNGNPNQFLGVPKDWRNGDWLCSCGFHNYSSRTQCKECGAPVPSGIPSTTMKATSDASSTLGTKRLASEDLANDWDNKRLNPGNDNYPLSTGAANNLFLGIEQGAGSSNGQSAFPKFDNGSSMALPSGQGMSGLMGKGCKTQKESAVHPGVL from the exons ATGGCTGGAGGCGGCGGCGCAGGCGCGGGCTCGTCGTCCGGCGGCGGCGGAGGGGGCGGCAGGGAGGGCGACTGGGACTGCGGCAGCTGCGGCAACCGCAACTACGCCTTCCGCTCGCTCTGCAACCGCTGCAAGCAGCCGCGCCTCCTCGTCGACCCCAACACCCCGCGCGACTCCAAGTGGCTACCCCGCGCCGGGGACTGGATCTGCACCG GTTGCAGTAACAATAATTATGCATCCAGAAAGAACTGCAAAAAGTGTGGCTTGCCCAAGGAGGAAGCAGCAATGCCAGCATTGCAAATGGCAGGGATGACTATGCCAACTTATGCAACTTATATTGCAAGACTACAAAGCCTTGCTGCTTCTGCTTCTGCCTATAAGATGAACTTTGGGATGGCTGCCAATTCACCTTTGCAGCAGCAACTACTTGCAAATGCAAACTGGCCCTATGGGATGGCTGGTAGATATGGGATGCAATCTTCTGGTTGGCCATTTGGCAACGGCAACCCAAATCAGTTTTTAGGTGTTCCAAAGGATTGGCGTAATGGAGATTGGCTCTGCAGCTGTGGATTTCATAACTATTCATCTCGTACTCAG TGCAAAGAGTGTGGTGCACCTGTACCATCGGGCATTCCCTCCACAACAATGAAAGCTACATCTGATGCCTCTTCCA CATTAGGAACTAAGCGGTTGGCTTCAGAGGACCTGGCCAATGACTGGGATAATAAAAGGCTAAATCCAGGAAATGACAATTATCCACTTTCA ACAGGAGCTGCAAATAATTTATTTTTGGGTATTGAGCAAGGAGCTGGAAGCAGCAATGGCCAGTCTGCCTTTCCCAAGTTTGACAACGGGAGCTCAATGGCATTACCATCTGGGCAGGGAATGTCTGGTCTTATGGGAAAAGG
- the LOC100285397 gene encoding uncharacterized protein LOC100285397, whose protein sequence is MAGGGGAGAGSSSGGGGGGGREGDWDCGSCGNRNYAFRSLCNRCKQPRLLVDPNTPRDSKWLPRAGDWICTGCSNNNYASRKNCKKCGLPKEEAAMPALQMAGMTMPTYATYIARLQSLAASASAYKMNFGMAANSPLQQQLLANANWPYGMAGRYGMQSSGWPFGNGNPNQFLGVPKDWRNGDWLCSCGFHNYSSRTQCKECGAPVPSGIPSTTMKATSDASSTLGTKRLASEDLANDWDNKRLNPGNDNYPLSTGAANNLFLGIEQGAGSSNGQSAFPKFDNGSSMALPSGQGMSGLMGKGAKWRDGDWLCNNCNNHNYASRAFCNRCKTQKESAVHPGVL, encoded by the exons ATGGCTGGAGGCGGCGGCGCAGGCGCGGGCTCGTCGTCCGGCGGCGGCGGAGGGGGCGGCAGGGAGGGCGACTGGGACTGCGGCAGCTGCGGCAACCGCAACTACGCCTTCCGCTCGCTCTGCAACCGCTGCAAGCAGCCGCGCCTCCTCGTCGACCCCAACACCCCGCGCGACTCCAAGTGGCTACCCCGCGCCGGGGACTGGATCTGCACCG GTTGCAGTAACAATAATTATGCATCCAGAAAGAACTGCAAAAAGTGTGGCTTGCCCAAGGAGGAAGCAGCAATGCCAGCATTGCAAATGGCAGGGATGACTATGCCAACTTATGCAACTTATATTGCAAGACTACAAAGCCTTGCTGCTTCTGCTTCTGCCTATAAGATGAACTTTGGGATGGCTGCCAATTCACCTTTGCAGCAGCAACTACTTGCAAATGCAAACTGGCCCTATGGGATGGCTGGTAGATATGGGATGCAATCTTCTGGTTGGCCATTTGGCAACGGCAACCCAAATCAGTTTTTAGGTGTTCCAAAGGATTGGCGTAATGGAGATTGGCTCTGCAGCTGTGGATTTCATAACTATTCATCTCGTACTCAG TGCAAAGAGTGTGGTGCACCTGTACCATCGGGCATTCCCTCCACAACAATGAAAGCTACATCTGATGCCTCTTCCA CATTAGGAACTAAGCGGTTGGCTTCAGAGGACCTGGCCAATGACTGGGATAATAAAAGGCTAAATCCAGGAAATGACAATTATCCACTTTCA ACAGGAGCTGCAAATAATTTATTTTTGGGTATTGAGCAAGGAGCTGGAAGCAGCAATGGCCAGTCTGCCTTTCCCAAGTTTGACAACGGGAGCTCAATGGCATTACCATCTGGGCAGGGAATGTCTGGTCTTATGGGAAAAGG GGCAAAATGGCGTGACGGGGACTGGTTGTGCAACAACTGCAACAATCACAACTATGCATCTCGTGCGTTTTGCAACAG
- the LOC100285397 gene encoding uncharacterized protein isoform X2 → MPALQMAGMTMPTYATYIARLQSLAASASAYKMNFGMAANSPLQQQLLANANWPYGMAGRYGMQSSGWPFGNGNPNQFLGVPKDWRNGDWLCSCGFHNYSSRTQCKECGAPVPSGIPSTTMKATSDASSTLGTKRLASEDLANDWDNKRLNPGNDNYPLSTGAANNLFLGIEQGAGSSNGQSAFPKFDNGSSMALPSGQGMSGLMGKGAKWRDGDWLCNNCNNHNYASRAFCNRCKTQKESAVHPGVL, encoded by the exons ATGCCAGCATTGCAAATGGCAGGGATGACTATGCCAACTTATGCAACTTATATTGCAAGACTACAAAGCCTTGCTGCTTCTGCTTCTGCCTATAAGATGAACTTTGGGATGGCTGCCAATTCACCTTTGCAGCAGCAACTACTTGCAAATGCAAACTGGCCCTATGGGATGGCTGGTAGATATGGGATGCAATCTTCTGGTTGGCCATTTGGCAACGGCAACCCAAATCAGTTTTTAGGTGTTCCAAAGGATTGGCGTAATGGAGATTGGCTCTGCAGCTGTGGATTTCATAACTATTCATCTCGTACTCAG TGCAAAGAGTGTGGTGCACCTGTACCATCGGGCATTCCCTCCACAACAATGAAAGCTACATCTGATGCCTCTTCCA CATTAGGAACTAAGCGGTTGGCTTCAGAGGACCTGGCCAATGACTGGGATAATAAAAGGCTAAATCCAGGAAATGACAATTATCCACTTTCA ACAGGAGCTGCAAATAATTTATTTTTGGGTATTGAGCAAGGAGCTGGAAGCAGCAATGGCCAGTCTGCCTTTCCCAAGTTTGACAACGGGAGCTCAATGGCATTACCATCTGGGCAGGGAATGTCTGGTCTTATGGGAAAAGG GGCAAAATGGCGTGACGGGGACTGGTTGTGCAACAACTGCAACAATCACAACTATGCATCTCGTGCGTTTTGCAACAG